GCGTGCTGCAACCCATCGCCGCCATCGCCGCATTGGTGAAGGCATCGGGCGGGCTGTTGCTGGTCGATGCCGCACAGATGCCCGTTGGCTGGGACGATGAAGATCTGCCCCAGCTTCACGCTGATTTCATCGCGCTGTCGGGACACAAGCGCGGCGGCCCGGCTGGGGTGGGGGCGCTGTTGATCCGCGACCTTGGCGCTTTGCGCCCGTCGGGCGGTCAGGAGCGTGGCTATCGCGGCGGAACCGAAAATCTGCCCGGCGCGCTGGGGTTCGAGGCGGCAGTTGGTGCGCCCGAGGATCTCGTCTATATGGCCGAACTTCGCGACCGGCTGGATCATGGTGTGGTTGCGGCGGGGGGCGAGATCGTCGCTCCTGATGTCGATCGCCGCACGCCGTTGATCTGCGCCTATCGCATGCCCGGCGTGGCGGCGACCGCGCAGCTGATCCGGTTCGACATGATGGGCATCGCGGTGTCGGCGGGCGCGGCCTGTTCGTCGGGGACGATGCGGCCCAGCCATGTGCTGGCCCAGATGGGCATCGAACCGCGCCCGGCGAGCGAAGTTATCCGCGTCAGTTTTGGCCGGTCGACCAGCGCCGCCGATGTTGAGCGGTTCTTGACCGCATGGAGCAGCATCCGCCGTGATACTCACATGGCGCCGCCCGAGGATGAGATACCGACATGATCTATCTCGACTATCAGGCGACGACTCCGCTGGCGCCGGCGGCACTCGCGGCCATGCTGCCCTGGCTTGAGGCGCAGCACGCTAATCCACACAGCGCTCACGCCCCCGGTCGCGCGGCCCGGGCCGCAGTGGAGGTCGCGCGCGCAGCGGCCGCGGCCTTGCTGCCGGCGGGCGGTCGTGTGGCCTTCACCAGCGGCGCGACCGAAGCGCTCAACTGGGCGATCAAGGGCACAACCGGCCCGATCGTGACGCTGGCCACCGAACATGCCGCTGTGCTGGACACCGTGGCTGCGGAGGTGCGACGCGGCCGCGAAGCGACGGTGCTGCCGGTCGGCACCGACGGCCTTGTCGATCTGTCGCTGGCAGAGGGTGCGATTGTGCCCGGCACCGGGCTGGTGGTGGCGATGCTGGTCAATAACGAGATCGGCGTGATCCAGCCTGTTGCCGCGCTTGGCGAACTGGCGCGCCGGGCGGGTGCCCTTATGCTGTGCGACGCGGTGCAGGGATATGGCCGGGTCGATCTGCCCGATGGCTGCGACCTGATCGCGATTTCGGCGCACAAGATCCACGGGCCAAAGGGCATTGGCGCGCTGTGGATGCGCGACGGCGTCGAGCCGTCGGCGCTGCTGCACGGCGGAGGGCAGGAGGCACCCGGACGATCCGGTACGCTCAGCCCCGCATTATGTGCCGGGTTCGGCGCGGCGGCACGGCTGGCGGCGGAACGACGTGCTGCGGACATTGCCCATGTGGCGGCTTTGTTCGACGCCGCATGTCAGGCATTGCGCGTCGCGGAAGCGGGAGGCTGGCAACTGAATGGATCACGCGAACATCGTTATCGGGGCAATCTCAATGTCCGACGCGACGGGCTGGATGTCGCGCGCCTGATGTCGGATTGTCGCGACATCGCTTTTTCGGCGGGATCGGCATGCGCCAGCGGCTCAGGCCGCTCCAGCCATGTGCTGCGCGCCATCGGCCTGTCGGATCAGGAGGCACGGTCGAGCATCCGTATCGGTTTTGGCCGCGATACCGATCGCGACAGTCTGGTGGCGGCGCTGGAGCGGATCGACGCTGCGGCGCATGGCCAAAGGATGGCGGCATGACACGGGTCCGCTTTGTTGCCGCCGACGGCGAAACCGTCCGCGAAGTAATTGCCCAGGCCGGCGACCGGCTGCTCGATGTGGCACAGACTGACAATCAGCCGCTGGAGGGCACGTGCGAGGGGCAGATGGCCTGTTCCACCTGTCACGTAATCATCGCGCCAGAGGATTTCGCGCTGCTTCCGCCCGCGAGTGAGGAGGAAGAGGATATGCTCGACCTTGCCGCCGGTGCGACGCGGACGAGCCGGCTGGCGTGCCAGATATGGATCGAAAACGGGTGGGAGGCGATGACCGTTCGTCTCCCGCCCGAGCGTCGTGACCTGTCGGGCCGCGCCTGACCCTCGGCGAGGCTTGAGGCCTTCCCCCAGCCTGCTAGGCTCCGAGGAGTAGGCAGGGGGGCAATATGAATACTGCGGGCGCGATACTGGTTTCACTGGCAATGGCGGGCGTGGCGTTGCCAGCATCGGCAGCGGCGCCGGAGCGCTGGGCGGGTGCATGGGGTTATGCCCCGGCCAGTGCGGGGGAGCATGACGCCCCGTTGCCGCCAGGCACCTATCGTTACCGCGTTCGTCTGACTCAGGCAGGGTCGGGCCTGATGCTGACCTTCAGCAATGCCGAGGGGGCGGAGGCGGTGGCGATCGCCGCCGTTTCGATTGGAGAGGCTGCCAGCGAGGAGGGTGTCGCGATTCGGACCGGCTCCATGCGCCCCGTGCGGTTCTCAGGCAGCCGCGGCGCGGCGCTCCCACCCGGTCGTACCATGTTGAGCGACGCTGTCGATATCGCGGCCGAGGTGGGGCGGGACATGATTGTCAGCGTCACCTTCTCGACACCCACCCGACCAGCACGCACCAATCTGGGTCTGCCCATGGCATTTGCGCCCGGTCTGACGGCCGATGATGCACCCGGCGATTCCCGGTTCGAACGGATTCAGGCGCGTGCCTATCTCTCGCTCGTGTCGGTTCGCGATCCACGCGCGAATTGCACTGTCGTCGCTTTCGGCGATTCGATCACCGACGGTTATCTGGCGCTGTCGACCGAGACGCGCGGCTGGCCGGGACGCTTGAGCGAAAGGCTGGCCGCCCTGGCACCGGAGCGTCGCTGTGGTGTCGTCAATATGGGGATCAGCGCCAACCGTATGCTGAATGGCGGGCGCGCGGTTCCGGCGCTCGACCGGTTCTGGCGCGATGTGGCCTCGGTTCCGGGTGTCACGCATGTCGTGCTGCTCGAAGGGATCAACGATATCGGCAACAGCGGCAGGGATGGGAACGCCACCGTCGACGCTGCCGCGCTGGTCGATGGCTATCGCCAGTTCGTCCGGCGCGCGCATGCTCTGGGTATCCGGGTTATCGGGGCGACCATCACCCCTGCA
The genomic region above belongs to Sphingomonas sp. IW22 and contains:
- a CDS encoding SGNH/GDSL hydrolase family protein, producing the protein MNTAGAILVSLAMAGVALPASAAAPERWAGAWGYAPASAGEHDAPLPPGTYRYRVRLTQAGSGLMLTFSNAEGAEAVAIAAVSIGEAASEEGVAIRTGSMRPVRFSGSRGAALPPGRTMLSDAVDIAAEVGRDMIVSVTFSTPTRPARTNLGLPMAFAPGLTADDAPGDSRFERIQARAYLSLVSVRDPRANCTVVAFGDSITDGYLALSTETRGWPGRLSERLAALAPERRCGVVNMGISANRMLNGGRAVPALDRFWRDVASVPGVTHVVLLEGINDIGNSGRDGNATVDAAALVDGYRQFVRRAHALGIRVIGATITPALGAGYMSPEKERVRASVNDSIRTGQLFDGMVDFDAAVRDPANPTRLRPAFDPGDHLHPNDDGLRAMGEAIDLSLLKPSD
- a CDS encoding cysteine desulfurase family protein; this encodes MPDRLYLDHAATTPVVEPARQAVAAALADWANPSSPHGEGRAARAALERARTRIARAYGWDGELIFTSGATEALGIALTRAEVPRVLVSATEHEAVLRAVPGVDQLPVLADGTLDLNALERALATGPALVAVQWGNNETGVLQPIAAIAALVKASGGLLLVDAAQMPVGWDDEDLPQLHADFIALSGHKRGGPAGVGALLIRDLGALRPSGGQERGYRGGTENLPGALGFEAAVGAPEDLVYMAELRDRLDHGVVAAGGEIVAPDVDRRTPLICAYRMPGVAATAQLIRFDMMGIAVSAGAACSSGTMRPSHVLAQMGIEPRPASEVIRVSFGRSTSAADVERFLTAWSSIRRDTHMAPPEDEIPT
- a CDS encoding 2Fe-2S iron-sulfur cluster-binding protein, translating into MTRVRFVAADGETVREVIAQAGDRLLDVAQTDNQPLEGTCEGQMACSTCHVIIAPEDFALLPPASEEEEDMLDLAAGATRTSRLACQIWIENGWEAMTVRLPPERRDLSGRA
- a CDS encoding cysteine desulfurase family protein, which translates into the protein MIYLDYQATTPLAPAALAAMLPWLEAQHANPHSAHAPGRAARAAVEVARAAAAALLPAGGRVAFTSGATEALNWAIKGTTGPIVTLATEHAAVLDTVAAEVRRGREATVLPVGTDGLVDLSLAEGAIVPGTGLVVAMLVNNEIGVIQPVAALGELARRAGALMLCDAVQGYGRVDLPDGCDLIAISAHKIHGPKGIGALWMRDGVEPSALLHGGGQEAPGRSGTLSPALCAGFGAAARLAAERRAADIAHVAALFDAACQALRVAEAGGWQLNGSREHRYRGNLNVRRDGLDVARLMSDCRDIAFSAGSACASGSGRSSHVLRAIGLSDQEARSSIRIGFGRDTDRDSLVAALERIDAAAHGQRMAA